Within Caldanaerovirga acetigignens, the genomic segment GGAAAACATAATGGGAAAAGAGAGCCGCATGGACTACAAAGCGGTGCCCCGGGGAGTATTTACCGACCCCGAAATAGGGGCGGTCGGGATGACCGAAGAAGAAGCCAGGAAAGCCGGATTCAAGGTAAAGATAGGCAAGTTCTACTTTAGAGGGTTAGGAAGGGCCCAGGCGGCGGGTAAGATAACCGGCTTTGCCAAGATAATCGCCGACGAGGGCACGGATAAAATTCTAGGGGCAGCCATTATGGGTCCGAACGCCACGGACCTGGTGCACGAGCTAGTTCCTGCGATAAGCTGCGGGATAACCGCAGAAGAATTGGGTAGAATTATCCACTCGCACCCGACTTTCAGCGAGGCGGTCATGGAAGCCCTGCACGATGTGCACGGCATGTCAATACACAAACTAGAATAGTTAAAAAAGTTTTTAGGAGGTATTATAATGAATTTGCCTTCTAATATAAAATATCATAAAGAACACACATGGGCTAAGATAGAAGGTGAAATAGCTATAGTAGGAATTACCGACTATGCCCAGGAAAAGCTGGGAGAGGTGCTGTTCGTAGACCTCCCCGAAGTTGGCGATAATGTTGAAAAGGATAATATTTTTGGTACCGTAGAGTCTGGGAAGACCGCGTCGGATCTTTATGCACCGGTAAGCGGAGAAGTAATAGAGGTAAACGAGGAACTGTCGGACAGTCCCGAGTTAGTTAATGAGTCACCTTATGAAAAAGGCTGGATGATTAAAGTAAAATTGAGCGATCCCTCAGAGGTCGAAGAATTGTTGGACAGCGAGAGTTATAAAAAATTGATTGAATAAAAAAGAAATTGCTTCTTGCTGATATGCTCCCCTCCGAAGAAAAGGGGAGCATATCAGTTTAAATTTCACTTTTGCTTTTTTTCCATTTTTAATTTTACGTCTTTCCGAATACCGGGTTGATTGCTTTCAAGCTGGGCTTTTTGGGACTTTATCTCCCGAGGAGCGGGCCTTCCGCCGGGCTTAAATATGTTGGAACCCGTTTCGGAAAAGGCGAAGGTTTTCCGTTGAGAAAAAAGTCTCTTTTTCAATGACATGAGGCCCACCCTTTACGTTTGGTCTAAGCTGGATAGCACCTTATCAAACATATCAATTGTGCATCTTCCGTGAACCCAGTGGATGCAATTTTCGCAACTTGCCGGTTCTTTTCCTTCCTCTAAAGATACAAGATCATCACCGCCTGTGTAAGTATAACCAGGACAGGCTTCTCCTACTGCGTGAAGTTGCATCTTGCTTACCATTTTTTTTCACTCCCGAATTAAGATTTTCTAATTTTATTTTTAGCGGTTTATTGTAAAATATTTATATGATGTGATATAAAAACAATAAAGGGAGGAGGATGTAGCGTGCCCATTTACGAATACCGTTGCAATAGTTGCGGTTATAAATTTGAAGCTTTGAGAAAATTTGAAGAGAGGGACAATCCGATTGAGTGTCCTACCTGCAAAAGCAGCGATACCCGCCGGGAGATGTCTGCTTTTGGTACGGCCAAAGGCAGCGGAAGTATTAGCTCATCCGGAACCTGCGGCAGCTCCGGAAGTTCCAGGTTTGGGTGAGCAGCAAGGTAAAAGCCCTGTACGGGCTTTTCTGGAAAGCAAATTTCCCTTTGGGAGAGGGTTGCAAAATGAATCTAGAACAGCTTCTTGCAAAATTTAAAAATTCCGATCGTTTCCAAAAGTGTGTAACCAGGTGGGAAGTAATACCTCCCAGACCACCGGAGTACGAACCCTTTCCCGATTTCCTCGATAAGAGGTTGATTTATGCCCTGGACAAAAAAGGAATTCACAGCCTGTATTCCCATCAGGCTAGGGCTTTGGAAGAGGTCTCAAAGGGTAACAGCGTGGTTGTGGTAACTCCCACCGCATCAGGCAAAACTTTGTGCTACAACCTGCCTGTGCTTAGCACCATATTGCGGGATAAAGAAAGCAGGGCCATATATCTTTTCCCCACTAAAGCTCTTTCCCAGGATCAGGTGGCAGAGCTTATGGAGATTATAGAAGTGATGGGGGAAGATATAAAGACCTTTACATACGACGGCGATACCCCGCCTTCTGCCAGAGTGGCTATTCGAAAAGACGGTCATATAGTCGTAACAAACCCTGATATGCTGCACACCGGCATACTTCCCCACCATACCAAATGGATTAAATTGTTTTCAAATTTAAAGTACGTTGTCATAGACGAATTGCACACATATCGTGGAGTGTTCGGAAGCCACACCGCCAACGTAATCCGCCGCCTGCACAGAATATGCAGGTTTTACGGTTCGAATCCCGTTTTCATATGCTGCTCGGCTACAATATCGAACCCCAGGGAGCTGGCAGAGAAACTGACGGGCAAGTCGATGGTTCTCATCGATAAAAACGGGGCACCTTCCGGAGAGAAAAACATCATATTTTACAATCCCCCCGTGGTCAATAGGCAGCTCGGCATAAGGAAAAGCAGCCTTCTCGAGGCAAAGGACCTGGCATTGGAGTTTTTGAAAAACGGCATCAAGACGATCGTATTTTCAAGGAGCCGGCTGGCAGTTGAAGTCATGCTAACGTACCTCAAAGAGGGGATGAGGAACACCCTTTACGGGTCTGAAGCCGTAAGGGGCTACAGGGGTGGTTACCTGCCTAGGGAAAGGCGGGAGATTGAAAAGGGTTTGAGAGATGGCAGAATTCTCGGTGTCGTGAGCACCAACGCTCTGGAGCTCGGGATAGACATAGGAGGTCTAGATGTCAGCGTAATTGTCGGTTATCCGGGCTCAATAGCCAGTACTTGGCAGCAGGCCGGCAGGGCCGGCAGGCGTTCGGCGGTGTCGGCGTCAATCCTTGTGGCCTCCAGCAGCCCCCTGGACCAGTATATAATAAACCACCCGGACTATTTTTTCGATTCACCGCCCGAAAGCGGCCTGATAAATCCGGATAACCTTTATATACTGGTGAGCCACATAAAATGCGCGGCCTTTGAACTGCCGTTTGAAGATGGCGAAAAATTCGGAGTTGAAACCACACAGGAGATACTGTCCTTTTTGGAAAATGAGAAAATCCTGCGCCATGTGGGAGGAAGGTGGCACTGGATGGCGGAGGCTTTTCCGGCAGAAGAGGTGAGCTTGAGGAGCGCCACCACCGAAAACTTCGTTATAGTCGATATCACCGGGGAGCCCAGGGTCATAGGGGAGGTGGACAGAGTCAGCGCCCCCATGCTCATCCACGAGGAGGCGATTTACATCCACGGAGGCCAGCAATACCAGGTGGAGAAACTGGATTACGAGGAAAAAAAGGCTTACGTCAGGAAGGTGGATGTGGATTATTACACCGATGCCAACCTGGCGGTGGAAATAAAGGTTTTGGATGTTATAAAAGAAAGGCTCAGGACAAAAGAAAGCGAGAAATACTACGGAGAGGTCCTCGTAAGGTCCATGGCTACGATGTTTAAGAAGATCAAATTTTTCACCCACGAGAATGTGGGTTCGGGTCCCATACACCTGCCGCCTGAAGAGATGCACACCACGGCTTTCTGGTTTACCGTGCCGGAGAATTTGCCGAACCTGACGCCGGAAGGTTTGAAAGCAGGACTTGCGGGGCTTTGTAACGTGCTCGTGAATATCGCTCCCCTTTACCTTTTGTGCGACCCGAAGGATATACGCGGCGTTATCCACGTAAAGTCTCCCTTTACTCAAAAGCCGACGATATACATCTACGATGCATATCCGGGGGGCGTGGGTTTTGCTGAAAGGCTTTACCAAATGGACGATTCGCTTTTAAAGGCTGCCCGGCAGGTAATCCTTGAATGCGACTGCGATGACGGCTGTCCTTCCTGCGTGGGCCCTCTGGAAGAGGTGGGCGCGGGGAGCAAGGCTTTTGCGTTAAAGCTCATACAGGGAGTGTT encodes:
- a CDS encoding DEAD/DEAH box helicase, giving the protein MNLEQLLAKFKNSDRFQKCVTRWEVIPPRPPEYEPFPDFLDKRLIYALDKKGIHSLYSHQARALEEVSKGNSVVVVTPTASGKTLCYNLPVLSTILRDKESRAIYLFPTKALSQDQVAELMEIIEVMGEDIKTFTYDGDTPPSARVAIRKDGHIVVTNPDMLHTGILPHHTKWIKLFSNLKYVVIDELHTYRGVFGSHTANVIRRLHRICRFYGSNPVFICCSATISNPRELAEKLTGKSMVLIDKNGAPSGEKNIIFYNPPVVNRQLGIRKSSLLEAKDLALEFLKNGIKTIVFSRSRLAVEVMLTYLKEGMRNTLYGSEAVRGYRGGYLPRERREIEKGLRDGRILGVVSTNALELGIDIGGLDVSVIVGYPGSIASTWQQAGRAGRRSAVSASILVASSSPLDQYIINHPDYFFDSPPESGLINPDNLYILVSHIKCAAFELPFEDGEKFGVETTQEILSFLENEKILRHVGGRWHWMAEAFPAEEVSLRSATTENFVIVDITGEPRVIGEVDRVSAPMLIHEEAIYIHGGQQYQVEKLDYEEKKAYVRKVDVDYYTDANLAVEIKVLDVIKERLRTKESEKYYGEVLVRSMATMFKKIKFFTHENVGSGPIHLPPEEMHTTAFWFTVPENLPNLTPEGLKAGLAGLCNVLVNIAPLYLLCDPKDIRGVIHVKSPFTQKPTIYIYDAYPGGVGFAERLYQMDDSLLKAARQVILECDCDDGCPSCVGPLEEVGAGSKAFALKLIQGVLDD
- a CDS encoding FmdB family zinc ribbon protein, producing MPIYEYRCNSCGYKFEALRKFEERDNPIECPTCKSSDTRREMSAFGTAKGSGSISSSGTCGSSGSSRFG
- the gcvH gene encoding glycine cleavage system protein GcvH translates to MNLPSNIKYHKEHTWAKIEGEIAIVGITDYAQEKLGEVLFVDLPEVGDNVEKDNIFGTVESGKTASDLYAPVSGEVIEVNEELSDSPELVNESPYEKGWMIKVKLSDPSEVEELLDSESYKKLIE